The Verrucomicrobium spinosum DSM 4136 = JCM 18804 DNA segment GGCAATCGTGACGATGAGTTTGCCTTTGTTTTCGGGGCGCTTGGCCACCTCGATTGCGGCCACCACGTTGGCACCGGTTGAGATACCGACGAGGATGCCTTCCTCTTTGGCGAGACGGCGGGCCATGGCGAAGGCGTCGTCGTTGGAGACCTTCACGCACTCCACGATCTGGGGATTGCCCGCGCCATCCTTGAGGTGGAGGTTCTTGGGAACGAAGCCAGCGCCGGTGCCCTGGATCTTGTGCGGGCCGGGCTGGACGGGTTCGCCTGCGAGGGTCTGGTTGATAACAGGGGACGCTTCGGGTTCCACGGCGACGGCCTGGAAGGACTCCTTGCGGGGCTTGATGACTTCGACGCAACCGGAGATGGTGCCGCCGGTGCCGACTGCGGCCACGAGGATGTCCACTTTGCCTTCGGTATCCGCCCAGATTTCTTCGGCGGTGGTTTTCTGGTGAATGGCGGGGTTCGCGGGGTTCTCGAACTGCTGGGGCATCCAGGCATTCGGTGTGGAGTTCACGATTTCCTCAGCCTTGGCGATGGCCCCTTTCATGCCCTGCGGACCTGGCGTCAGCACAAGGTCAGCACCGAGGAGAGCGAGAAGGGTGCGGCGCTCGAGTGACATGGTCTCAGGCATCGTGAGGATCAGCTTGTAGCCCTTGGCGGCAGCCACGAAAGCGAGGGCGATGCCGGTGTTTCCGCTGGTGGGTTCGACAATCACGGTATCCTTGGTGAGCACACCGCGGTTTTCCGCATCTTCAATCATCGCCATGCCGATGCGATCCTTCACAGAGCCGAGGGGGTTGAAGAACTCACACTTCAGAGCGATCGTGGCGTCGAGACCTTCGGTGACCCGGTTCAGCTTCACCAGCGGGGTGCGACCGACGGTTTCTACGATGTTGTTGTAAATCTGACCCATAGGATTTAAGCGGAAGGTGATGGTTGCAGAAAATCGTGCCGTGTGTACTACGGCGAGGGGTTGTTTATAGGTGAGGCGAACTACCTTGCAAGGCAAAAAGGATGCACGTCCGGAAAACCGTGCCATGGTCAAAAATGCCTGAATTGCTCGATGAACCCTTGCTGGAGACGGAACTGGCCACCGTGCCGGAATGGAAGAAGGAGGGGGCTGAAATCACCCGCACTTTTTCATTTCCCTACTACCTTGCGGGCATCAGCTTTGTGAACGAGGTGGCCACCCGGGCCGAGGCCCTGAATCACCATCCGGACATTCAGATCGGGTGGCGGAAGGTAACGCTCCGTCTCAGCACCCATAGCAAGAGCGGCCTGACGGAACTGGACTTCGCCCTGGCGCGCGAGGTTGATCAGATCGCCAGTTAGCTCTTTCAGGGGTTAGGCTCCGATGAGCCGGAGCCATTCCTGGAGATTGTAATAGTTGGTGATGCGGTCCACCCGGCCGCCCACGAGCTCGAAGAAGGCACCTACGCGCAGGTAGTACTTCTGTCCGGTAGCCTCAGGCAATCCCTCGTCGGTGGATTTGTAGGTGCCATCAATGAAAAACTCCGCAGCAGCGCGGGTGCCTTCCTCGTTGGCAAACACCTGGAGTTCTTTGACCTGCTCCGCGTAGCAACGGTCCATCCGTGAGAGGAAGGTGCGGAACTTTTCCCGGCCTGCCTCTTGTCCACCCTGGTTGGTATCGTGACGGACTTCGTCCGTGAGGAGATTCAAAAAGGTTTCACGGTCGCCGGAGTTGAAGGCGGCGTAGTAGGATGTGACCAGGGCGAGGGCGGATTCGCGGGCTGTGGGCATGGTGTGAGGGGTTGGAAAACGGGTGGCGGAGCAACCGAATGTGACCGCAGGTGTTTGGATAGATCGCAGGGGCGTTGGCTGCAAGTGCAGCAGGTGAAGGATTTGCTTCGGGGAGATCTCTCAAGGATGAATTTCGAGAATCAATGCTGGCACCGCGCAACCAAGAACCCTTGACCCTTCCGCCATGCCCGCTAGTGTGCCGCTCCCATGTTTCACCCCAACCATGTGTACGGCAAGATGCGTCGCTCTTTTGCAAAATTGTTAAGTGTCACGGTTGTCGCCTGTTTCGCAGGCGCCAGTACGGTGCATGCTCAGTCGAGCGTCATCGCCGTGGACGTGTACAACAAGAAGATCCATGTCGAGGCTGGCGGGAACTTGAAGCGTCCGGTCGGTGGCTTGACGAAGATGGCCACGGCGCTGGTTGCTTTGGACTGGTCGGAAGCCACCAAGGTGCCTCTCAATACACTGGCGACGGTGTCACCTGAGGCGTTGCAAATCGCCGGGATGAACCCGCTGCAACTGGTGCCGGGCGATCAAATTACTCTGCGTGATCTGCTTTACGCGTCCATGATGTCCTCAGACAATGTCGCGGCGACGACGCTGGCGCTCTTTGTCGGGCAGGACATCAACTACCGTCGTGGCCGCACGGGGGATCCCCTGGCTGCTTTTGTGACGGAGATGAACTACCTCGCGGCCCGCGAAGGGATGGTGAACACCAAGTTTACCAATCCGCACGGGTTGGAAAACAGCCGGTCTGTCCCATACTCGACCGCTGCGGACATGGCACGGCTCAGCATGTATGCGATCTCCCGCGCCCCTTTCCGTTTCTACACCAACCAAAAGACGCGCAACATCACGGTGCTGCGTGGCGGGCAGCCGGTGAGCGTGCCCATGCAGAATACCAATGCACTGCTGGGGGTGGGCATGATCGATGGCATCAAGACAGGCAACACGCCCCGCTCTGGCGGTTGTGTGATCGTGTCTGAAGAGCGCCGTGGCACGATCGCGAAGGAAAATGGCCGTGAAGTTCTCTACCGTCACCGGATGGTGACCGTGGTCCTGGGCTCGGCAGACCCGTTTGCGGAAACCCAAGGGCTGCTACAGCAGGCCTGGGGTGTCTATGATGGCTGGCTACAGTCCGGCCGTCCTGTGACGGATGCAAAACAATTGCTCAGCGGCTTCTGAGGGCTTTTCTCGCGGTCATCTTTCCTCACTATAGCAACCAGATTATTAACAACACCAACACCTAGACTCCCTAAACTATGCGCATCGGCATCCTCAACAGCGGCGGCGATTGCCCCGGACTCAACGCAGTGATTCATGGTGTGGTCGGGGCGGCCACGGAACTCGGCTGGGAGGTCATCGGATTCCGCGACGGATTTGAGGGGCTGCTCCCCAACGGGCCTGGGCACATCAAATTGGATGTGGATCGTACCGTCGGGATTCTCAAACTCGGTGGCACCATTCTGGGCACCACAAACAAGGGAAACTTTGCCGCCAAGATCGGGGTGGACAACGTGGCGCTCGTGCCCGCAGAAATCATGGATCAGGCCAAGGCCACGATCAAATACCTCGGGATTGAGGCCCTGATCATCGTGGGTGGCGACGGTTCCCTGACCACCGCGCTCCAGCTTTGCAATGAAGGCGTGCCCGCTGTGGGCGTGCCCAAGACGATCGACAACGACCTACAAGCCACGGCGATGACGTTCGGCTTTGACTCTGCCGTGGCCACGGTGGTGGATGCTCTGGACCGTCTGCATACCACAGCTGACAGTCACCAGCGCGTGATGGTGGTGGAAGTGATGGGGCGTCACGCTGGCTGGATTGCCCTTTGGGGTGGCATTGGCGGCGGTGCAGACATTGTGCTGCTCCCTGAAATCAAGTTCAACATCGACAACGTGGCCCGCCAGGTGAACCACCTGTATGCGACCGGACACCGCTCGGTGCTGATCGTCGTAGCCGAAGGCGCAGAGCTGGAAGACGGCAGCCTCATGACTCGCGAGCAGATGGATGCAGAGCGTCGTCAGGTGAAGCTGGGTGGCATTGGCGAATACGTGGGCCGCAAAGTGGAGCAGCTCACCGGCAAGGAAACCCGCGACGTGCGCTTGGGCCACCTTCAGCGTGGCGGCTCGCCAACGCCGTTGGACCGTATTCTGGGCACTCGTTTTGGCGTAAAGGCAGTGAACCTTATTCGCGAGAAGAAGTTCGGCCGGATGGTCAGCTACCAGAGCTACCACGTCGGTGATGTCTCCATTGAAGAAGCGGTGAACCAACTCCGTCTGGTACAGCCGGACAGCGAGGTGGTGCAGGCCGCCCGGTCTGTGGGCATCAGCTTTGGCGATCGTTGATCTTGCCGTAGCATTTACTGAGCGCAGGTTCCGGTTCGTCGGACCTGCGCTCTTTTTATGTGTCCGGACGATGGGGGGCATTGGGGCCAAGTCGTTGGTGCCGAGTGCAGCGCAGGGCCGATTGGGAGATCGTGAACTGTGTTCCAACACAGTCACATTTGCATCTAAACGGGGCTGTGAATCCTCTCGCAAGCTGCAAAACCTAGGTTAGGTTTGCCGTCCCTATGGAACGTCTATTGGAACTCCTAAAAGAAAATGCACGCCTCAGCGCGGGCGATATCGCTACGCGTCTGGGCATCACTGAAGCCGAAGTCGCCGCCCGAATCGCCGCCCTTGAGAAGGAAGGTGTCATTCTGGGGTACCATGCTGTGGTGGACCGTGAAAAGACGGATCACTCCGGAGTGACGGCTTTCATTGAGGTACGCATCACCCCGGAGAGCGGCGGTGGATTCGACCGGTTTGCCCGCCGGGTGTCGCAATATGAGCAGGTCCGTGGTTGCTACCTGATGAGCGGTGCCTATGACCTCGCCGTGGTGGTGGAGGGCAAGGACCTCTATGATGTGGCCCGCTTTGTGGCCGAGAAGCTGAGCACGCTGGATGTGGTGCTGTCCACAGCCACGCACTTCCAGTTGCGTACTTACAAGCATGACGGCTTCATGCTCAACACGCCGCCCACCGACGGCCCTCTTCTTGTGTCGCCATGAGTCATCCTCGCAAACTGGATTTGGAGAGCAAGTTGTCCACCCAGCTCAGCGGGATTCCCCGCTCGGGCATTCGTGACTTCTTCGAGCTCGTCATCGGCCGCAGTGATGTCATCTCCCTCGGGGTGGGGGAGCCAGACAAGCCGACTCCATGGCCCATCCGTGAGGCCGCGATCCGCTCTCTGGAGAAGGGGCAGACCAGCTATACCTCGAATCTGGGACTGGAGTCGCTCCGCATCGGGATCAGCAAGTATGTGGAGGAGCACTTCCGTGTTTCCTATGACCCCAAGACGGAGATCCTGGTCACCGTGGGCGTCAGCGAGGCATTGGATCTGGCGTTCCGCGCCGTGCTCAATCCGGGTGACGAGGTGATCTATCACCAGCCCTGCTATGTTTCCTACGGACCGAGCATCACGATGGCGTATGGGGTGCCTGTACCGGTGAATACGCGTCTGGAGGACAATTTTGCCCTCAAGGCCTCCGATGTGGAGAAGGCGATCACGCCGCGTACGAAGGTCATCGCATTGAACTTTCCCACCAATCCTACTGGAGCCGTGGAGCCTCCGGAGGAACTGGAGAAGATCGCCGCTCTGTGTGTGAAGCACGATCTTTTGTGTTTCACGGACGAGATCTACAGCGAACTGCTCTATGATGGGGCCAAACACAAAAGCATCGTGGAGTATCCCGGCATGCGGGAGCGTACAGTACTGCTGCATGGGTTTTCCAAGGCGTTCGCCATGACAGGCTGGCGCCTCGGCTATGCCTGCGCGCCGGCTCCGTTGCGTGAGGCGATGATGAAGATTCACCAGTACTGCATGCTCTGCGCTCCGATCATGAGCCAGATGGCCGGGGTGGAGGCGCTGCGCCTTGGGGCTGAGGCGTATGAGGGCATGCGTCAGAGCTACGAGGAGCGCCGTAACTTTGTGGTGAAGCGGCTCAATGAAATGGGTCTCCATTGCTTCAATCCAGGCGGGGCGTTCTACGTCTTCCCGGATGTGAGCTCGACAGGCCTTACGGGGCGCGAGTTTGCGTTGAAGCTGCTGGAAGAAAAGAGCGTGGCTGTGGTGCCGGGTGATGCCTTCGGCCCGAGTGGCGAGTCGTGTGTACGGTGTTGCTACGCCACCGCACCGGAACTGCTGGAGAAAGCCATGGACGGGATGGCGGCTTTTGTCGCCAAGTATCGCAAGGCCGGAGCCTGATGCAGCCCAACTGATCGGCATGCCGTTGTGGACCGACATACGCCGCTCTCCAGTGGCGGCGCATGTCGTGCCCTTGGCGGTGTTCATGCTGATCGGGGCATTGCAGCCGCTTGTGGGGGTGGAGAATCTCCAGCTGCCCTGGTGGAGACATGCGCCGGAGCACTGGATTTATCCGCTGCAAACATTGGTGGCAGGCGGGCTTCTGCTGGCCTTCCGTTCTCACTATCAACTGGCCCCTTGGCGGAGGCTTGGCTGGGCGGTTGGGTTGGGGGCGCTGGGCATTGTCTGGTGGTGCGGCCCGGCGTTGCTCTATGAGAATTTCGCCACCTCGGGAACGAAGGTTCCGGAATGGATGGAATGGCTGGGGCTGGCCGAGCGAAAGGACGGGTTTGATCCGAGTCTTTTCGCAGGACACGGTGCTGCCTATGCGGTGGTGGTGCTGATGCGGTTCATTCGCATGGTGGTCGTGGTGCCCTTGATTGAGGAGATTTTCTGGCGCGGTTTCTTGATGCGGTATGTGCAGGCAGACGGCGACGATTTCAGGAAAGTTCCGTTTGGCCGGCATGACTGGCGGACGTTTGGCATTGTTACGGGTTGTTTCATGGCGGCCCATGCCCCGGTGGATTGGGTGGGTGCCCTGGGATTTGGAGCGCTGATGTACTGGCTGACCGTGAAGTTTCGCAGCCTGGCGGCGTGCGTGGTGATGCATGCCGTGGCCAATTTGTTGTTGGGGCTGTATGTCATGTGGACGCGGCAGTGGGGGTTTTGGTGAGGGTGGCGGGGTGTTGGGAAGGCGGTTGGACCTGACAGGGAGCACCACGGCAGACGCTTCAGTTAGTGCCTCACTACGTCGACAACTACAATTGGTGTTGTGGGGTGCTCGGCAGGGGGCTTTGTCGCAGACCCAGAGTGTCCGTGGGCACGCTGAGGAGGGCAGGCTGGCGAAAGGTGAGGGGGAGTTGGCATTGTAGCCGGCAGGCGAAAGCGGCGTCGAGCCGCACGCACTCCAAGACGCTTCGCGACACTTGTATGTCCTGGAGCAAGGGGTTGCTCTATTTGGCATGGCCGATCAACGCACCAGCGTCTTGGAGTGCTGGTGGCTCGACACCGCTTTGGCGGACCTTGTAATTTCCTGCAATCCCAAGAGGTCAGCAGGGAGTTGACGACCTCGTATCCCATACTGGGATGAGCTTCGGACCGTGGCAGGTAGGCCGGCAAGGAACCAGCTTGGTTTCTAAGCTTGCTCGAAGAGGATATGCCTTAAAGCCCAACGTTGACGAGCTTCCAGAGAAGTTCAGTTGGGTAGGTGAGAGCAGAGTGTCTGCTCCGGAGGAATTGTAGCGGTCTCTGCCCTGGCCTATGGCAACGAGCAAGGTTCTTGGTGCCAACTTTACTTCCCTTACGACGGCAGGGCCGGCGGAGGACCGGAGGAATGCTTGTCGAGCACGCTGCGGACGGTGCCGGTCAGCTCTCCCACCTCGTAAGGTTTGTAGAGGCTGGCATCGGGCAGCATGCCGTGGGCATCGCGAAAGGCGGCGGGGTCAAAGAGGAATCCGCTGCAAAGAACCACGGGCTGGGAGGGGATCATTTTGCGGATTTCTACCATGGCGTCAGGGCCGGAAAGGCGGGGCATGGCGACATCCAGGAGAACGAGATCGGCTACATTGCCGGGGGTTTTCATCCAGTCCACCGCTTCCTGGCCATCGCAGGCTGTGAAGACCTGGTAGCCGGCACCGCTGAGAAGGCGCTTGCTGACGTTGCGGACCAGCGGGTCGTCATCTACCACCAGGATCACTTCCGTTCCTGACGGTTTGGGCGGAATTGGATTCGCCGTCACGACACCCGTTGTGGTCATGTCGGGCATTGTGGTGCTCCGGGGCAGGAAGACGGAAAAGACGGCTCCTTGGCCCAAGTGGGATTCGCATTCGATCCATCCACCCAGTTTTTCTACTAGATCGCGAGAGGAAGAGAGCCCCAAGCCTGTTCCTTCACCGCGGGGTTTCGTCGTGAAGAAGGGTTCAAACAAGCGGTTCATGACCTCCGAAGGAATACCCGGGCCGTTGTCCTGCACCTCAATGCAGACGTAGTCGCCAAGCTTGGCACCGTTGGAGAGCCCTTCAGGGGGAGCAGTGCGTGCCCGGTTGGAGGCGGTGATGAGGATCTCGCTGTTACTGCGGCCTTTCATGGCGTCCACGGCGTTCACGCAGAGATTCATGAGTACCTGCTGGAGATCACTGCGGTCCGCCATTGCCGGCCAAAGGGTGCGAGGAGTCTGCACCTCCACCTGAACCAAGACAGAGATGGAGTGCTTCAAGAGATCCCGCACTTCAGTCACTATGGTGCGGATGTCGGTGCTCTCAACAGAGTGCTTGTTGTGCCGGGCGTGGCAAAGCATCTGTTTGACCAGTTCGCGCCCGCCTGCTGCGGCTTTGAAGGCATCGGCCAACAACGAGATGACCTCCGCGGTGGACTGCCCTGTCGGATTGGCGTTGAGCTGCTGGAGCGCGATCCCTAGATTGCCGGTGATGGCGGTCAGCAGATTGTTAAAATTGTGAGCGATCCCACCGGCGAGAATCCCGATGGCCTCCATCTTCTGGGCTTGCTGAAGGGCACCTTCGAGATTGCGAATATCAGTCCGGTCCCTCCAGAAAACGACCCTTTCGGAGGCGGGTGTCCCTGGGACGGAGGTGGTGTAAAGCTTGAGGACTTTCGGAGCGGGCTTGATCAGCTCCCATTCTTGATTGTGAAGGGAGGCAGGCTCGTTGAGCAGGAGCTGCCATTTCTTGGCAAAGATCTCTGGCGAGGCGAAGCAACCCTCAATCTGCCCCTGGAGATCTTTCAATCCAGACTGGCAGGGAAGTTCCGGGGCGAGACCAAAAATCTCCAGGAACTTTGCATTGGCTGCGATAATATGGTTGTTTGAATCGAGTACCAGAAAGGCGTCTGGGATGAGGTCAGCGAGGGCGTGAAAACGAGCAAGATTGGGGGGTGGAGGGGAAGACTGAGCGGGCAAGACTTCTTCCTTGGAAGAATTCGGCGTGCCGGTGCTATCATCTGAGTTTTCCCTCACTTGAGACTCTCGACCCATAATTATGAAATATAACCATACTATTGTGAATATAAAACATAATTTTCATAATTATTTGCATATAGTTTAGTTTTGCTGAGTTTTTAAGGATGCGGAATATTGAGGTTTTGGGTCGCGGGTGGAGGCGCGAGAACGGCGGTGGTCCAGCGGTGTTGCCCCCCCCAGACGGGGAATTATCCTGTCACCGGCGTCCCACCGGGACGAAGCGAGGAATCGCGACGGACCGTTGCAGCGCCAGCTTGTGGGAGATGCCTTTCCAGTTCCCAACGAGCTGACCTTAGTATTGGAGTTCCGCGTTCACGCGGTCTGCCCTGGAAGGGCCCAAGGAAGTTGAGGCGGCAGCCTGTTCTGGCACCCTTCGAGAGAGGCGGGGCATCCCTCGGTCCCTTCGATGAACTCCGTGCCCAATGCGTCCGCTGTAGGGCAAGCGCTCCGCTTGCCGCGAGCGATCCCTGATGAGGCAACCGGAGCCGCCGCCTGACAACCCAAGGCCGTTGGTAATCAGAGCGGGTAAGGCGGCGTCGTGGGAAGGTGAGCGAGGAATGTTGGAACTGGGCAAGGTCTCCCCTCGGTGCCGCTACCAACAAGCTCGCTTCCCGCTCTCTGCCGGGCAATGGCTCAGGTCTTGTGTCTTCTAGGTTCGTGTCTTCATCACTGACCAATGCCTCCCATCACCTTTTCGATGACGTCCATAGAGACCTTGCTACCCCGGCAGCCAGAGGAGTTCACGGGGAGGCACAGTTCCACGACGGTGCCCCTTGAGGCGTCGTTGAAAGCCCGGGCCCAACCTCCCTGATTGTGGAGGGTCACATAGCAGGTGGCCAGATTCATGCCCAGGTACTGGGGATTCTCCTGGCGCATGAAGAACGGCGTGAAGACGGTCGAGAGTTTGCCGGAGGGGATGTTGGGACCGGAGTCGGTCACTTCCATGGCGACGTGCTCCGGGGTCTCGCCCGAGCCTGGGGAATGGCGGACGGCTATGTTGATGACGCTGTTGGGCTGGAGATGGTCCAGTTCGTCCTCTAGCACCAAGCGCAGAATGTGGCTGAGCCGGTTCCGGTTGCACTGGATGGCGGGCAGGTCCGGTGGGGACGTGTAGGAAATCGAGATGTGCTTGTCCTCGAAGAGACCGCTAAGCTGCTCGATGACGGCGTACCAGAGCTGATTGAGATCCAAGTACTCACCCTCGACCATTTCCTGCAGGCTGGGGACCGAGGCCAACCGCGTAAGGGTGTCCGTGATACGGCGCAACTGAGTCTTGGCGGACTCATGGAGCTCAGATAGGAAGCTCTCGTCCATGCCCGCGGGCAGGGTGGCGCCTTTTCCGTGTGATTCCACGGCGAGTTGCAGATAGGTCTGAACGGGGACCAGCGCGTTACGCAGGTGGTGATTCATCCCTTCTGCCAGGGCTCCAAAACCGGCTAGACGGTCGGATGCGATGAGCTGGCGCATCAAAGCGGAGCGCTCCTGGAGGAGGTGTTCCTTCTCTGCACGAAGCTGGTGGTACTCCATGGCCCGGCGCAGAGTCTGCACGAGGGCCTCAGGTTCCCAAGGTTTGCTGATGTAGTGATAAATGGCGCCGTCATTGATGGCGGCGATGGCCGTGGCGATATCCGCATACGCGGTGGCCAGAATCCGGACGATGTCGGGAAATTTCTCTCGCAGCTGAGTGAGAAAAGTTGTGCCCTGGAGGCCACGAAGGCGCTGGTCGGAGACAACGACGGCAATGGACTGGAAATGGTGCTCCACGATGCGCAGCCCTTCTTCTGCGCTGGGGGCAGTGATGACTTCAAAATCTTCGCCAACGATTTGCTCGAAGTACTTCAGAGAAAGCAATTCATCGTCAACGTAGAGAATCTTGCAGGAGCTCTTGCCAGAATTGGGGGGCGTCGACATTGGTCCATGTGTCACCCCATTTGCAAAATTATCAAGTAGTCAAAACATGGTCCGCGAATGCATCTGATTCTGCTGGCAGCACGGGGGCTGCTTTTTTCAGGTTTGCCCGGGGCATGCGGATGGTAAACACGGTGCCTCCGCCGGGGGCGGCATCGGCAGAGATGTTTCCTCCATGAGCGGTAATAATACGGTAGCAGACGGAGAGGCCGAGCCCGGTGCCTTCACCCGCTGGCTTTGTGGTGAAGAAGGGATCGAAGATTCTGGAAAGGTTGGTTGCAGGAATGCCTGGTCCATTGTCCCGGATGAGGATGTCCGTGGCAGTGCCTTCACTGCTGGCTGAGATCCAGATTTGAGGGGGAGCAGAGTCGGGTGTCATGCTCGAGGCCAGAGCGTCGATGGCATTTTTGAGCAGGTTGAGCAACACCAACGTGAGCTGGTTGCGGTCCCCTCGCACCACGATATCGGCAGGCACATCCTCATGCAGTTGGATGTGAAACTCCTTGAGGGGCGAGGAAAGAATTCGGATCGCGCTCTGAATGGGCTCCGAAACCGGGCACGCCGCAGCCATGACCGTCTCTGGATGGCAGAAGGTGCGCAGATCCGAGATGATGGTGGAGATACGGTTGATGCCTTCCCGGATATCGGAAACGACTTCTTTGAGGGTTCCCTTGGATTCCTCTGGCAGCTTCCCGGTGCGGCGATCGAGGATGAACAGGGCGCTGCGTGCGAAGTTCAACGGATTGTTGATCTCGTGCATGATGCCACCGGTGAGGATGCCCAGGGCGGCCATCTTCTCGGACTGGATCAGGTCCCTTTCCGCAGCACGGAGTTCGGCCAGGGTTTGTTCGAGCTCGGCATTGCGCAGGGCAAGCTCCTTCTGAAGCAGGCTGGCGTGAACGAGGTTGTGGACCCGTGTGTGGAATTCTGTGAGGGAAAAAGGTTTTACCATCACGTCGTTGGCACCGTTACGCAGTGCCGTGAGGCGTACATCCTCATCCGAGCGGGCGGTTACCAGCATGATGGGCAGCATGAGGGTGACCCGGCGGTCGCGCAGCTCCCGGCACAAGGAGAGTCCATCAAGATTCGGCATCATGTAGTCTGCCACGATCAGGTCAGGGACATGTTTGACGGCAAGCTCCAGACCTGCGGCACCATCGGTGGCCTGGATGACCCGGTAGCGGGGTTCCAGCTCGGAGTGCATGAACCGGAGCATCCCCGGCTCGTCATCAATGATCAGGACGAGCGGCAGCTGGGCGCGATCTCCTTGAACCTCCAGATCAACCAGTGCTGACGTCGCTGACTTGATGGACTCATGCTCTGATTCATCCGCGATCTGCAGTTCTTCGGCTTCGCGGTACACGGACTTGATCCACTGCGCCGCATCGGAATCTCCAGCAGCCTCTTTAGATGCCTCTGTTTTGATGGCTGGCAGGGAAGCTTCTGCGGTGGCGGATTCAATGGGGGCATCGTCTTCACGGGGTGCATGTCCCACCACCAAAATGTCGCCGTTGCGCGTGAAGGGGATGAGTACGCGCATCGTCGTGCCGGCCCCTTGAATGCTTTCCGCTTCGACGCGGCCGCCCATGCGGGTTGCCAGCTCTTTCACAAGTGCCAGACCCAGACCCGTGCCGGGGTGACGACGCGTGACGGAGGAGTCGGCCTGCCAGAACCGGTCAAAGATGAAGGGAAGGTTTTGCTGGGAGATGCCAATGCCGGTATCGATCACTTCGAACACGAGGAAGTCGTTCACCGTGTTGGTGATGAGCGTGACGCTGCCGCCTTTTGGGGTAAACTTAACGGCGTTGAACAGGAGGTTGAGAAGTATCTTTTCGAGTTTTTCTTGATCACTGTCCACCATCTCCAGATGCTCTGGCATCTGCTGGTGCACGGCTACGTCCCCTTGGTGCGCCATGTTGGTGACTGACTGTAGGAGGCGTCCTGTAAAGAGCCGCAGTGAGAAGCGCTGATGGGATATGCGCATGCGGCCGACGTTGGCGCTGGCCAGATCGAGCAAGTCGTTGATGAGCTTCAGCAGGCGCAGGGCGTTC contains these protein-coding regions:
- a CDS encoding hybrid sensor histidine kinase/response regulator; the encoded protein is MPAQSSPPPPNLARFHALADLIPDAFLVLDSNNHIIAANAKFLEIFGLAPELPCQSGLKDLQGQIEGCFASPEIFAKKWQLLLNEPASLHNQEWELIKPAPKVLKLYTTSVPGTPASERVVFWRDRTDIRNLEGALQQAQKMEAIGILAGGIAHNFNNLLTAITGNLGIALQQLNANPTGQSTAEVISLLADAFKAAAGGRELVKQMLCHARHNKHSVESTDIRTIVTEVRDLLKHSISVLVQVEVQTPRTLWPAMADRSDLQQVLMNLCVNAVDAMKGRSNSEILITASNRARTAPPEGLSNGAKLGDYVCIEVQDNGPGIPSEVMNRLFEPFFTTKPRGEGTGLGLSSSRDLVEKLGGWIECESHLGQGAVFSVFLPRSTTMPDMTTTGVVTANPIPPKPSGTEVILVVDDDPLVRNVSKRLLSGAGYQVFTACDGQEAVDWMKTPGNVADLVLLDVAMPRLSGPDAMVEIRKMIPSQPVVLCSGFLFDPAAFRDAHGMLPDASLYKPYEVGELTGTVRSVLDKHSSGPPPALPS
- a CDS encoding hybrid sensor histidine kinase/response regulator; the encoded protein is MSTPPNSGKSSCKILYVDDELLSLKYFEQIVGEDFEVITAPSAEEGLRIVEHHFQSIAVVVSDQRLRGLQGTTFLTQLREKFPDIVRILATAYADIATAIAAINDGAIYHYISKPWEPEALVQTLRRAMEYHQLRAEKEHLLQERSALMRQLIASDRLAGFGALAEGMNHHLRNALVPVQTYLQLAVESHGKGATLPAGMDESFLSELHESAKTQLRRITDTLTRLASVPSLQEMVEGEYLDLNQLWYAVIEQLSGLFEDKHISISYTSPPDLPAIQCNRNRLSHILRLVLEDELDHLQPNSVINIAVRHSPGSGETPEHVAMEVTDSGPNIPSGKLSTVFTPFFMRQENPQYLGMNLATCYVTLHNQGGWARAFNDASRGTVVELCLPVNSSGCRGSKVSMDVIEKVMGGIGQ
- a CDS encoding ATP-binding protein, whose amino-acid sequence is MSDIATPTKPNGETMRPAWEARWQEENQKVTLKNVKTLAWIAMVLMMGASTLDHFTYPHLWHHFFIIRSAVALLEIGLMFTSNTAYGRRHYPALMLMVPLLPAVAIAYMIFSSGDPGSPYYSGLTLCLVGFAFLFQWGFRESVLAVAITMAIYLAATLPHIGSATAPHGSFGQFFSNGVFLIMNSVVVISGSHVHQRIRRNEVISRYSLADNQAELEQKNLQLVEMDRLKTDFFSNITHELRTPLTLMIAPLQRLQRLYPAGSPQSGNGGAPSSMLHDELTGIYQNALRLLKLINDLLDLASANVGRMRISHQRFSLRLFTGRLLQSVTNMAHQGDVAVHQQMPEHLEMVDSDQEKLEKILLNLLFNAVKFTPKGGSVTLITNTVNDFLVFEVIDTGIGISQQNLPFIFDRFWQADSSVTRRHPGTGLGLALVKELATRMGGRVEAESIQGAGTTMRVLIPFTRNGDILVVGHAPREDDAPIESATAEASLPAIKTEASKEAAGDSDAAQWIKSVYREAEELQIADESEHESIKSATSALVDLEVQGDRAQLPLVLIIDDEPGMLRFMHSELEPRYRVIQATDGAAGLELAVKHVPDLIVADYMMPNLDGLSLCRELRDRRVTLMLPIMLVTARSDEDVRLTALRNGANDVMVKPFSLTEFHTRVHNLVHASLLQKELALRNAELEQTLAELRAAERDLIQSEKMAALGILTGGIMHEINNPLNFARSALFILDRRTGKLPEESKGTLKEVVSDIREGINRISTIISDLRTFCHPETVMAAACPVSEPIQSAIRILSSPLKEFHIQLHEDVPADIVVRGDRNQLTLVLLNLLKNAIDALASSMTPDSAPPQIWISASSEGTATDILIRDNGPGIPATNLSRIFDPFFTTKPAGEGTGLGLSVCYRIITAHGGNISADAAPGGGTVFTIRMPRANLKKAAPVLPAESDAFADHVLTT